A genome region from Staphylococcus capitis subsp. capitis includes the following:
- a CDS encoding iron ABC transporter permease produces the protein MTMGIKNSQSAIEQKKRKRTTLTYIVGVCFLFISIYLNLAIGSSKIQFHDILSYFTGHIESEQTFLIHNVRMPRMLAGLVIGGALGIAGLLMQAITRNPLASPQIFGVNAGASFVIVLITVLIPSLGSYSTILAIIGAFFGGFTVYTLSVSTKSITPVKLALAGMAIHLFFSSMTQGIILLNEDSNDTVMFWLVGSLAGIKWNQIMMILPCIVIAVIVTVFMGRQLTIMELGDDIARSLGQRTEIVRMIIGILVIVLAGMSVSIAGPIGFVGLIVPHIVKRYVSKNYLVMLPLTFIFGADLLLISDVLCRLITYPFESPVGIVTSFVGAFYFLFITVRGVNRV, from the coding sequence ATGACTATGGGTATTAAAAATAGTCAATCCGCTATTGAACAAAAAAAGAGAAAGCGCACTACACTCACTTATATAGTGGGTGTGTGCTTTCTTTTTATTTCAATCTATTTGAATTTAGCGATTGGTTCTTCAAAAATACAATTTCATGATATTTTAAGTTACTTCACTGGACATATTGAATCAGAACAAACATTTTTAATTCATAACGTACGCATGCCTCGAATGCTTGCAGGGTTAGTGATAGGTGGTGCATTGGGGATAGCCGGTCTACTTATGCAAGCAATAACTAGAAATCCACTTGCTTCACCTCAAATATTTGGTGTAAATGCTGGAGCGTCCTTCGTCATTGTTTTAATTACAGTTTTAATTCCATCCCTAGGTTCTTATTCAACTATCCTAGCAATTATTGGAGCCTTTTTTGGTGGATTTACTGTTTATACGTTGTCAGTATCTACGAAATCAATTACGCCAGTGAAACTTGCTTTAGCAGGTATGGCGATACATCTATTCTTTAGTAGCATGACCCAAGGAATCATTCTTTTAAATGAGGATTCTAATGATACTGTCATGTTTTGGTTAGTAGGATCATTAGCTGGGATAAAATGGAATCAAATTATGATGATTTTACCTTGTATAGTCATTGCTGTCATTGTAACTGTTTTTATGGGGAGACAGCTTACAATTATGGAACTCGGAGACGACATTGCAAGAAGCCTTGGTCAACGTACTGAAATTGTAAGAATGATTATTGGAATACTAGTGATAGTATTAGCAGGGATGTCTGTTTCAATTGCAGGCCCCATCGGTTTTGTGGGCCTCATTGTTCCTCATATAGTTAAACGTTATGTAAGTAAAAATTATCTAGTTATGCTACCTCTCACGTTTATTTTTGGTGCAGATTTATTGCTAATATCTGACGTTTTATGTCGTTTAATCACTTATCCATTTGAATCTCCAGTTGGTATAGTGACTTCATTTGTCGGCGCCTTTTACTTCTTATTCATTACTGTAAGAGGGGTGAATCGCGTATGA
- a CDS encoding iron chelate uptake ABC transporter family permease subunit gives MIKSSNSIRYGIVIILLVVSTIFSLCIGSVMIDPIHAIVGFFTQDDFILNEYRIPRTLLGLVIGSSLAISGAVIQGVIRNPLASPDVIGIAKGASLAAVIIIMIFPSAPLFVLPLGSFVGALVISLILSFLISKFDVKGSKLALIGLAIGAICTAIVQFLLIRNPMDANNALVWLTGSLYGHNISNFYSVLPWFIITVPVVLLLGYQLDILNLGDNVATALGARVRFLKMILLILAVMLAGASIAVVGGISFLGLIAPHIARQLVGHKNLHVIIMSGLIGAILLTLGDGLARGIQPPLDIPVGVVIAVIGAPYFLFLLRRMK, from the coding sequence ATGATTAAGAGTAGCAATAGTATACGTTATGGAATCGTGATTATTTTATTAGTCGTCAGTACAATATTTAGTTTATGTATAGGTTCAGTTATGATAGACCCTATACACGCTATTGTTGGTTTTTTCACACAAGATGACTTTATTTTAAATGAATATCGTATACCTCGAACATTATTGGGATTAGTAATAGGTAGCAGTTTAGCTATATCTGGTGCTGTCATTCAAGGTGTAATTAGAAATCCGCTTGCATCTCCGGATGTTATTGGAATTGCTAAAGGAGCAAGTCTAGCAGCGGTGATTATTATTATGATATTTCCGTCGGCACCTTTATTTGTATTACCTTTAGGATCGTTTGTTGGAGCATTGGTGATTAGTTTAATATTGTCCTTCCTTATTTCCAAATTTGATGTAAAAGGATCGAAACTTGCTCTTATAGGTTTAGCCATAGGCGCAATTTGTACGGCTATCGTTCAGTTCTTACTTATTCGTAATCCTATGGATGCAAATAATGCATTAGTTTGGTTAACTGGTAGTTTATATGGACATAATATTTCTAACTTCTATAGTGTCTTACCTTGGTTTATTATCACTGTACCGGTAGTATTATTACTCGGTTACCAGCTAGATATCTTAAACTTGGGAGATAATGTCGCTACAGCTCTTGGTGCACGTGTCCGATTTTTAAAAATGATATTACTCATCTTGGCTGTAATGTTAGCTGGAGCTTCTATTGCAGTTGTCGGTGGTATTAGTTTCTTAGGACTTATAGCACCTCATATAGCAAGACAACTCGTCGGACACAAAAATTTACATGTCATTATCATGTCAGGTTTAATAGGCGCTATACTATTAACGCTTGGTGATGGGTTAGCTAGGGGAATTCAACCGCCACTTGATATTCCAGTAGGTGTAGTTATTGCAGTTATTGGAGCACCATATTTCTTATTCTTACTACGTAGAATGAAATGA